From a single Augochlora pura isolate Apur16 unplaced genomic scaffold, APUR_v2.2.1 APUR_unplaced_170, whole genome shotgun sequence genomic region:
- the LOC144477518 gene encoding uncharacterized protein LOC144477518, with protein sequence MGSVGLIIQINLNRSARAQDLLLQALAERAVVGEPNGVPDHPHWIGDLSAADWGGTAVVVIYAPPSWLLKAFEKCLDAVPLVLGDFNAEATAPGSPGTDSRGLVV encoded by the exons ATGGGGTCCGTGGGcctaattatacaaattaaccTTAATCGCTCGGCTAGGGCGCAGGACTTGCTACTGCAGGCTCTGGCCGAGCGGGCAGTTGTGGGGGAGCCAAATGGGGTCCCCGATCATCCGCATTGGATAGGGGACCTGAGCG CAGCAGACTGGGGAGGAACCGCGGTGGTGGTGATCTACGCGCCACCCAGTTGGCTGCTCAAGGCCTTTGAAAAATGCCTGGATGCAGTCCCCCTAGTCTTGGGGGACTTTAACGCCGAGGCAACAGCCCCGGGGTCCCCCGGGACGGACTCGAGGGGTCTGGTGGTGTAG